A single region of the bacterium genome encodes:
- the rplV gene encoding 50S ribosomal protein L22, whose amino-acid sequence MEVKAVAKFQRLSPFKGRLVADMVRGKPVGQALGELALTPKKSARLIKKVVDSAVANASARGGVDVDDLYVKKIFVDGGPTQKRVLLRSMGRANRVLKRTCHITVVLDER is encoded by the coding sequence ATGGAAGTCAAGGCCGTCGCCAAATTCCAGCGCCTGTCCCCCTTCAAGGGGCGGCTTGTCGCGGACATGGTTCGGGGCAAGCCCGTCGGGCAGGCCCTCGGCGAGTTGGCGCTGACGCCGAAAAAGTCGGCGCGGCTCATCAAGAAGGTCGTCGATTCCGCGGTCGCCAACGCCAGCGCGCGCGGCGGCGTCGATGTCGACGATCTGTACGTCAAGAAGATTTTCGTCGACGGCGGACCGACGCAAAAAAGGGTGTTGCTGCGTTCGATGGGACGCGCCAACCGCGTCCTCAAACGCACCTGCCACATCACCGTCGTGCTCGACGAGCGCTAG
- the rpsC gene encoding 30S ribosomal protein S3 codes for MGQKTHPIGFRLGIIKDWNSRWFADKGYAKILHEDLRIRNFLKRRLENASVSRIEIERTHNKMTIIIYTARPGVIIGRKGQELDLLQKELQKMADRDIFIKVQEVRRADLDAQLVAENIGQQIKRRIAFRRAMKRAISNAMKLGAKGIRVSASGRLGGADMSRFEQYREGWVPLHTLRADIDYGQYHAKTTYGVIGIKVWIYHGEVDTK; via the coding sequence GTGGGTCAAAAAACGCATCCGATCGGATTCCGCCTCGGAATCATCAAGGACTGGAACTCGCGGTGGTTCGCCGACAAGGGCTACGCGAAGATCCTTCATGAAGACCTGCGCATCCGCAATTTTCTGAAGCGTCGCCTCGAGAACGCCAGCGTGTCGCGGATCGAGATCGAGCGCACGCACAACAAGATGACGATCATCATCTACACGGCGCGCCCGGGCGTCATCATCGGCCGCAAGGGACAGGAGCTCGATCTCCTTCAAAAAGAGCTTCAGAAGATGGCCGACCGCGACATCTTCATCAAGGTGCAGGAGGTGCGCCGGGCGGACCTCGACGCGCAGCTCGTCGCGGAAAACATCGGGCAGCAGATCAAGCGCCGCATCGCGTTTCGCCGCGCGATGAAGCGGGCGATCTCAAACGCCATGAAACTGGGGGCCAAGGGCATTCGCGTTTCGGCCTCCGGGCGCCTTGGCGGCGCGGACATGAGCCGGTTCGAGCAATACCGCGAGGGTTGGGTGCCGTTGCACACGCTTCGCGCGGATATCGATTACGGCCAGTACCACGCCAAGACGACATACGGCGTCATCGGGATCAAGGTCTGGATCTATCACGGCGAAGTCGACACGAAGTGA